In one Flavobacteriales bacterium genomic region, the following are encoded:
- a CDS encoding phage holin family protein, producing the protein MNTLVKLLISTIAVLIADLLLPGVSLGSMDTFNGVLTALLTAAVLSLLNALLKPILILFTLPITVFTLGLFLLVINAGMVLLAAKLVPGFHVDGFWWALGFSILLSVVQGLLQSFDRKQPRNEP; encoded by the coding sequence ATGAACACGCTCGTTAAGCTGCTCATCAGCACCATCGCCGTGCTGATCGCCGACCTGCTCCTCCCCGGCGTCTCGCTGGGCAGCATGGACACCTTCAACGGCGTGCTCACCGCCCTCCTCACCGCGGCGGTGCTCTCCCTGCTCAATGCGCTGCTGAAGCCCATCCTCATCCTCTTCACGCTCCCGATCACGGTCTTCACGCTGGGCCTCTTCCTGCTGGTGATCAATGCGGGCATGGTGCTGCTCGCGGCCAAGCTGGTGCCGGGCTTCCATGTGGACGGCTTCTGGTGGGCCCTGGGCTTCAGCATCCTGCTCTCCGTGGTGCAGGGCCTGCTTCAGAGCTTCGACCGGAAGCAGCCGCGCAACGAGCCCTGA
- a CDS encoding PDZ domain-containing protein, which produces MLKAFLFIPLAAVLQSGQQDPVPPAPDRKVRIEIVSTENGETKRITKEFDASDDAQVEQALREMGVLKHMRIGPGERDITIDIRGFGAEEDGMARLRLAPAPPAPPAPPAPPAAPQEPMAYLGVSTRGLEQDEQAKAKGKQGAVVMEVMDGSPAAALGLKEGDIIVKVGGQAVDGPQRLSELVRAMKPGDAVKVEWLRDGKAMKDGVKLAEREAEAYSFSFDADAMKELAERAHAGAWASERQAFLGVTPAEGDGGQPGVAIGSVESGSAAEQMGLAPGDRITAINGEAVTDFPGLAARIKAMKPGDEVTVSALRDGMAQERSGTLGERRTHAYIRHGDEGFEWQGMAPEDREMLRREMDELRREMDELRRELGKDMKREVRVRVESRALTAEEKALLRDKGVAVDKELQLDLQVFPNPSAGFFRLRFDVPERGDLSVDVHDAKGERVHQERIVGFKGRYERTLDFSDRAAGNYYVVVAQGGRTATAKLVKE; this is translated from the coding sequence ATGCTCAAGGCATTCCTCTTCATACCGCTGGCCGCCGTGCTGCAGAGCGGACAGCAGGACCCGGTGCCGCCCGCGCCCGACCGCAAGGTGCGCATCGAGATCGTCAGCACCGAGAACGGCGAGACCAAGCGCATCACCAAGGAGTTCGATGCCTCCGACGACGCCCAGGTGGAACAGGCGCTGCGCGAGATGGGCGTGCTCAAGCACATGCGCATCGGGCCCGGCGAGCGCGACATCACCATCGACATCCGCGGCTTCGGCGCCGAGGAGGACGGCATGGCACGGCTGCGCTTGGCACCCGCCCCGCCAGCGCCGCCGGCACCACCGGCTCCGCCCGCAGCACCGCAAGAGCCGATGGCCTATCTCGGCGTGAGCACCCGGGGACTGGAGCAGGACGAGCAGGCGAAAGCGAAGGGGAAGCAGGGCGCCGTGGTCATGGAGGTGATGGACGGCAGCCCCGCGGCAGCCCTTGGCCTGAAGGAAGGCGACATCATCGTGAAGGTGGGCGGACAAGCAGTGGACGGCCCCCAGCGCCTCTCGGAGCTGGTGCGGGCGATGAAGCCGGGCGACGCGGTGAAGGTGGAATGGCTGCGCGACGGCAAGGCCATGAAGGACGGCGTAAAGCTCGCCGAACGCGAGGCGGAGGCCTACTCCTTCAGCTTCGATGCCGATGCGATGAAGGAACTGGCCGAGCGCGCGCACGCGGGTGCCTGGGCCAGCGAACGGCAGGCTTTCCTGGGCGTCACGCCCGCTGAGGGCGATGGCGGGCAGCCCGGCGTGGCCATCGGGAGCGTGGAGTCCGGCAGCGCAGCGGAACAAATGGGCCTGGCACCCGGCGACCGCATCACGGCGATCAACGGGGAGGCCGTGACCGACTTCCCCGGCCTGGCCGCGCGCATCAAGGCCATGAAGCCCGGCGACGAGGTGACCGTGAGCGCACTGCGCGACGGCATGGCCCAGGAGCGCAGCGGGACGCTGGGCGAGCGCCGCACGCACGCCTACATCAGGCATGGCGATGAGGGCTTCGAATGGCAGGGCATGGCCCCCGAGGACCGGGAGATGCTGCGCCGCGAGATGGATGAGCTGCGCCGCGAGATGGACGAGCTGCGCCGGGAGCTCGGCAAGGATATGAAGCGCGAGGTGCGCGTTCGCGTAGAGTCGCGTGCGCTCACAGCAGAGGAAAAGGCCCTGCTGCGCGACAAGGGCGTGGCGGTTGACAAGGAGCTGCAGCTCGACCTGCAGGTCTTCCCCAATCCGAGCGCCGGGTTCTTCCGGCTGCGGTTCGATGTGCCCGAGCGCGGCGACCTCAGCGTGGATGTGCACGACGCCAAGGGCGAGCGCGTCCACCAGGAGCGCATCGTGGGCTTCAAGGGCCGCTACGAGCGCACGCTCGACTTCAGCGACCGTGCCGCGGGCAACTACTACGTGGTGGTGGCCCAGGGCGGGCGCACCGCCACCGCCAAGCTGGTGAAGGAGTGA
- a CDS encoding TIGR00266 family protein has product MNRQAHELDHRIVGDDMQCVEITLDPGETVVAEAGTMMMMDEGIAMQTIFGDGRGQVQGFLGKMLSAGKRVLTGESLFMTTYTNQSQVRRTAWFAAAYPGKIMPLDLRDFQGKLVCQKDSFLAAAKGVSIGIEFQKRLGAGLFGGEGFIMQKLEGDGQVYIHAGGTTVQRELAPGETLRVDTGCLVAMTQTVDYDIQFVGGIKNTLFGGEGLFFAQLRGPGHVWIQSLPFSRLADNIIAAAPRAGGRGKEEGSILGGLGRLLDGDN; this is encoded by the coding sequence ATGAACCGCCAAGCCCATGAGCTCGATCACCGCATCGTCGGTGACGACATGCAATGCGTGGAGATCACGCTCGACCCCGGTGAGACCGTTGTCGCCGAGGCCGGCACGATGATGATGATGGATGAGGGCATCGCCATGCAGACCATCTTCGGCGATGGGCGCGGCCAGGTGCAGGGCTTCCTGGGCAAGATGCTCAGCGCGGGCAAGCGCGTGCTCACCGGGGAGAGCCTCTTCATGACCACCTACACCAACCAGAGCCAGGTGCGCCGTACGGCCTGGTTCGCGGCGGCCTATCCTGGCAAGATCATGCCGCTGGATCTGCGCGATTTCCAAGGCAAGCTCGTGTGCCAGAAGGATAGCTTCCTGGCCGCTGCCAAGGGGGTGAGCATCGGCATCGAGTTCCAGAAGCGGCTCGGCGCCGGACTCTTCGGGGGCGAGGGCTTCATCATGCAGAAGCTCGAGGGCGACGGCCAGGTGTACATCCACGCCGGCGGCACCACCGTGCAGCGCGAGCTCGCCCCGGGCGAGACCCTGCGCGTGGACACCGGCTGCCTGGTGGCCATGACGCAGACCGTGGATTACGACATCCAGTTCGTGGGCGGCATCAAGAACACGCTCTTCGGCGGCGAGGGCCTCTTCTTCGCGCAGCTGCGCGGCCCCGGCCACGTGTGGATCCAATCGCTGCCCTTCAGCAGGCTCGCGGACAACATAATCGCCGCCGCGCCGCGCGCCGGTGGCCGTGGCAAGGAGGAGGGGAGCATCCTCGGCGGGCTGGGACGCCTGCTGGACGGCGACAACTGA